One window from the genome of Bacillus rossius redtenbacheri isolate Brsri chromosome 12, Brsri_v3, whole genome shotgun sequence encodes:
- the LOC134537612 gene encoding survival motor neuron protein 1, translating to MSKEILFVRGNGQDSDGVDDSLLLDSYDKHFNRVKKKALERMGYSDAQINDVLKPGSKQKKNSINNKKSPRPAPKWSVGARCCSVFSEDGNVYEATITEIHPEKETCRVQYVGYNNEEDVALASLTPSQGRKAREDQALAAAGTDAPHVEGSENCSEEDSGQVNVPRQKGRSPRSNGKQKRAPPAPPMGFNGSMPQFPAPSSMSMPHFNGMPPVMPSVVPPMPFNMMESSAEQTEAFSAMLMSWYMSGYYTGYYEALNARRKQNKK from the coding sequence ATGTCAAAGGAAATACTCTTTGTGAGAGGGAACGGCCAGGACTCGGACGGGGTCGACGATTCATTGCTTCTCGACAGTTACGACAAGCACTTCAACCGCGTGAAAAAGAAAGCTTTGGAGCGAATGGGGTACTCGGATGCTCAAATCAATGACGTTCTCAAACCGGGCAGCAAGCAGAAGAAGAACAGCATTAATAACAAGAAGTCGCCCAGACCAGCTCCCAAGTGGTCGGTGGGGGCTCGCTGTTGCAGCGTGTTCAGCGAGGACGGTAACGTGTACGAGGCGACCATCACGGAGATCCACCCAGAGAAGGAGACCTGCCGTGTGCAGTACGTCGGCTACAACAACGAGGAGGACGTTGCCCTCGCCAGCCTGACCCCGTCGCAGGGCCGCAAGGCCCGGGAGGACCAGGCTCTGGCGGCAGCCGGCACCGACGCTCCCCACGTGGAAGGGTCTGAAAACTGCAGCGAGGAAGATTCCGGGCAAGTCAACGTTCCTCGGCAGAAAGGCAGGTCGCCGAGAAGCAACGGCAAACAGAAGAGAGCGCCGCCGGCACCACCGATGGGGTTCAACGGGAGCATGCCGCAGTTCCCCGCGCCGTCCAGCATGAGCATGCCCCACTTCAACGGCATGCCGCCGGTGATGCCCAGCGTCGTCCCGCCGATGCCTTTCAACATGATGGAGAGCAGTGCCGAGCAAACCGAGGCGTTCTCGGCCATGCTGATGTCGTGGTACATGAGTGGTTACTACACGGGCTACTACGAGGCCCTCAATGCGCGTCGCAAGCAAAACAAAAAGTAA